Proteins encoded within one genomic window of Thermococcus celer Vu 13 = JCM 8558:
- the pdxS gene encoding pyridoxal 5'-phosphate synthase lyase subunit PdxS — protein sequence MGKLHVIEAKGTDRLKRGFARMVKGGVIMDVTNAEQARVAEEAGAVSVMALHRVPADIRKAGGVARMAPIEKIQEIMDAVTIPVMAKVRIGHVAEARILESLGVDMIDESEVLTPSDPFFHIDKREFKVPFVCGARNLGEAVRRIWEGSAMIRTKGEAGTGNVVEAVRHVRLVAEGIRQVQAMTDEGIYGVAEKFAEPYLRLSLNVKEIAGLPAKVLDNEPVYGDYTYREIVEGLYGILLEIKKLGRLPVVNFAAGGIATPADAALMMEMGMDGVFVGSGIFKSSNPEKMARAIVEAVNHWDEPEVLAEISREIGEPMKGQEIEELQVRLEERGV from the coding sequence ATGGGGAAGCTCCACGTTATAGAGGCCAAGGGTACGGACAGGCTGAAGCGCGGTTTTGCCAGGATGGTTAAGGGCGGGGTCATAATGGACGTCACCAACGCCGAGCAGGCCAGGGTGGCGGAAGAGGCCGGCGCGGTCTCGGTCATGGCCCTCCACCGGGTTCCGGCGGACATCAGGAAGGCCGGCGGAGTGGCGAGGATGGCGCCGATAGAGAAGATCCAGGAGATAATGGACGCGGTTACGATCCCCGTCATGGCGAAGGTCAGGATAGGCCACGTGGCCGAGGCCAGGATCCTGGAGAGCCTCGGGGTCGACATGATAGACGAGAGCGAGGTTCTGACGCCCTCCGACCCGTTCTTCCACATCGACAAGCGGGAGTTCAAGGTGCCCTTCGTCTGCGGCGCCAGAAACCTCGGCGAGGCCGTGAGGAGGATATGGGAAGGCTCCGCGATGATAAGGACGAAGGGCGAGGCGGGGACAGGTAACGTAGTGGAGGCGGTGAGGCACGTCCGTCTCGTCGCCGAGGGGATAAGGCAGGTGCAGGCCATGACAGACGAGGGGATTTACGGAGTCGCCGAGAAGTTCGCCGAGCCCTATCTGAGGCTGTCCCTCAACGTCAAGGAGATAGCTGGTCTCCCGGCGAAGGTACTCGATAACGAGCCGGTCTACGGCGACTACACCTACCGCGAGATAGTGGAAGGGCTCTACGGGATATTGCTCGAGATCAAGAAGCTCGGCAGGCTTCCTGTTGTGAACTTCGCCGCAGGAGGGATCGCGACGCCGGCGGACGCGGCGCTCATGATGGAGATGGGAATGGACGGCGTCTTCGTTGGTTCCGGCATCTTCAAGAGCTCCAATCCCGAGAAGATGGCGAGGGCCATAGTCGAGGCCGTCAACCACTGGGACGAGCCGGAGGTCCTGGCCGAGATAAGCAGGGAAATCGGGGAGCCCATGAAGGGGCAGGAGATAGAGGAGCTCCAGGTCCGCCTCGAGGAGAGGGGCGTCTGA
- the pdxT gene encoding pyridoxal 5'-phosphate synthase glutaminase subunit PdxT produces the protein MVKVGVVGLQGDVEEHIGAATKALKNLGVSGEVLWLRKPAQLEGVSAVIIPGGESTTISRLMVKNGLLDPLRKLGGEGLPIMGTCAGLIMLSREVIGATPEQRFLGLLDVRVNRNAYGRQVDSFEAPVRLSFSDEPFPGVFIRAPRIVETLSDEVRPIAWLGDRVVGVEEGNVIGLEFHPELTDDTRVHEYFLEKAI, from the coding sequence ATGGTTAAGGTGGGAGTTGTGGGTCTCCAGGGCGACGTAGAGGAGCACATTGGGGCGGCAACGAAAGCTCTGAAGAACCTCGGGGTTTCGGGGGAGGTGCTCTGGCTCAGGAAGCCGGCCCAGCTCGAGGGGGTCTCCGCGGTGATAATCCCGGGCGGCGAGAGCACGACGATATCCCGGTTGATGGTGAAGAACGGTCTCCTCGATCCTCTGAGGAAGCTCGGCGGGGAGGGTCTCCCGATAATGGGCACCTGCGCGGGCCTGATAATGCTCTCGAGGGAGGTTATCGGCGCCACGCCGGAGCAGAGGTTCCTCGGGCTCCTCGACGTCCGCGTCAACAGAAACGCCTACGGGAGACAGGTGGACAGCTTCGAGGCGCCGGTGAGGTTATCCTTCAGCGATGAACCCTTCCCGGGCGTCTTCATCCGCGCTCCGAGGATAGTCGAGACCCTGAGCGATGAGGTGAGGCCGATAGCGTGGCTCGGTGACAGGGTTGTGGGCGTCGAGGAGGGCAACGTCATCGGTCTCGAGTTCCACCCCGAGCTGACGGACGACACGAGGGTCCACGAGTACTTCCTGGAGAAGGCGATATGA
- the fdhF gene encoding formate dehydrogenase subunit alpha encodes MSGPKTVVCPFCGFGCRLLVDPETMKVKPHRGEPNRGKLCPKGLHSTEFVLSGDRVKRPLKREGSRMRPVSWGRAIDEISAKLLEIRELYGADAVAFLASSKVSNEENYLLQKIARLFGTNNIDNCARLCHEASVHALKMTVGAGAQTNPYADLEGFGAILIWGYNPAETHPVVMDYILRARKNGARIIVVDVRKTRTMAFADYGLIVRPGTDITLANAMMNVIIREELHDEDFVRGRTTGFSEVRMAVRKYTPEYAEKITGVPAGVIREVARTFALAGSGAVMWGMGLTQHVSGVENVMAVIDLALLLGYIGERGGLYPMRGQNNVQGAAYMGALSEFLPGYVPLTDERFRKRVAKIWGVEDLPTERGLYLTELWEAVERGDLRALYVVGENPAVSEPNFMEVRRALRKLDLLVVQDLFMTRTARYAHYVLPASAFCEKSGSYMNSERRIQWSQRVCEPYADSRPDWEILTDLGRALGLPGFNYSSVEEITEEYFRLFPSLEERSVEELKNGDGIFLPRKRLHTWEFATPDGKARFIAVEQVGPWERPDGEYPFILTTVRVISHYNTGEMTLRSPSLLRLMGEPRAVINRDDAEKLGIREGDWVEIETRRGRIRMRAGMGDVQPGLIAVPFHFKANRVTSPALNKAGTPEFKFAAARIRKLR; translated from the coding sequence GTGAGCGGGCCCAAGACGGTTGTGTGTCCCTTCTGCGGCTTCGGATGCAGGCTCCTCGTTGATCCAGAGACGATGAAGGTCAAACCCCACAGGGGCGAGCCGAACAGGGGCAAGCTATGTCCCAAGGGGCTTCACTCAACGGAGTTCGTCCTTTCCGGGGACAGGGTCAAGCGCCCCCTGAAGCGTGAGGGCTCGCGGATGCGGCCGGTGAGCTGGGGACGGGCCATAGATGAGATATCCGCTAAACTCCTCGAAATCCGCGAGCTTTACGGGGCCGACGCTGTGGCCTTCCTGGCCTCCTCCAAGGTCAGCAACGAGGAGAACTACCTCCTCCAGAAGATAGCGCGGCTCTTCGGCACCAACAACATAGACAACTGCGCCCGTCTCTGCCACGAGGCGAGCGTCCACGCCCTCAAGATGACCGTCGGGGCCGGGGCGCAGACCAACCCCTACGCGGATCTCGAGGGGTTCGGCGCGATACTCATCTGGGGCTACAACCCGGCCGAGACCCACCCGGTAGTGATGGACTACATCCTGAGGGCCCGGAAGAACGGGGCGAGGATCATCGTCGTTGACGTCAGGAAGACGAGGACGATGGCCTTCGCCGATTACGGGCTCATCGTCCGCCCGGGAACGGACATAACCCTCGCGAACGCCATGATGAACGTGATAATCCGCGAGGAGCTCCACGACGAGGACTTCGTGAGGGGCAGGACCACGGGCTTCTCCGAGGTCAGGATGGCCGTGAGGAAGTACACGCCGGAGTACGCGGAGAAGATCACCGGAGTTCCGGCGGGGGTTATCCGTGAAGTGGCGAGGACGTTTGCCCTGGCCGGTAGCGGGGCGGTGATGTGGGGGATGGGACTGACCCAGCACGTCTCAGGCGTCGAGAACGTCATGGCCGTCATAGACCTCGCCCTGCTCCTCGGTTACATCGGCGAGAGGGGTGGCCTCTACCCCATGCGCGGCCAGAACAACGTTCAGGGGGCGGCGTACATGGGGGCGCTCAGCGAGTTTCTGCCGGGCTACGTCCCCCTGACGGACGAGAGGTTCAGGAAGCGCGTGGCGAAGATATGGGGAGTGGAAGACCTCCCGACGGAGCGCGGCCTCTACCTGACGGAGCTCTGGGAGGCCGTTGAGAGGGGTGACCTCAGGGCCCTCTACGTGGTCGGGGAGAACCCGGCGGTGAGCGAGCCGAACTTCATGGAGGTGCGGAGGGCCCTCAGAAAGCTCGACCTCCTCGTCGTTCAGGACCTCTTCATGACACGGACGGCGAGGTACGCCCACTACGTCCTCCCGGCCAGCGCCTTCTGCGAGAAGTCCGGGAGCTACATGAACAGCGAGCGCAGAATCCAGTGGAGCCAGAGGGTTTGCGAGCCATACGCGGACTCAAGGCCCGACTGGGAGATACTGACCGACCTCGGAAGGGCCCTTGGCCTGCCCGGTTTCAACTATTCGAGCGTCGAGGAGATAACCGAAGAGTACTTCCGCCTCTTCCCCTCGCTGGAGGAGAGGAGCGTTGAGGAGCTCAAGAACGGCGACGGTATCTTCCTCCCGAGGAAGAGACTCCACACCTGGGAGTTCGCGACACCCGACGGGAAGGCGAGGTTCATCGCCGTGGAGCAGGTGGGGCCGTGGGAGAGGCCGGACGGGGAGTACCCGTTCATACTGACCACCGTCAGGGTGATAAGCCACTACAACACGGGCGAGATGACGCTCAGGAGTCCGTCGCTCCTCAGGTTGATGGGGGAGCCCAGGGCGGTGATAAACCGGGACGACGCTGAAAAGCTCGGAATCCGCGAGGGCGATTGGGTCGAGATAGAGACGAGGCGCGGCAGGATAAGGATGAGGGCGGGTATGGGGGACGTCCAGCCGGGCCTCATCGCCGTTCCCTTCCACTTCAAGGCCAACAGGGTAACGAGTCCGGCACTGAACAAGGCGGGAACCCCGGAGTTCAAGTTCGCGGCGGCGAGGATACGGAAGCTGAGATAA
- the purF gene encoding amidophosphoribosyltransferase translates to MREKCGVFAAVTENAPRKAYYALMALQHRGQESAGISVWKHRIRTVSGRGLVSEVFRNGEIARLRSGMAIAHVRYSTSGSPTETQPLEAACCGKTVAVAHNGTLTNFLPLRRHYEGLGARFRHSVDSELLGISFLRHFRETGDEFEAMGAVFEEVRGAYSVAFLFDGKILVARDPVGFRPLSYGRGDGHYFASEDSALRLFVDETRDVRPGEVFLLSEGEVENRVIARERHHHCVFEYIYFARPDSTIDGVNVYLARVRMGQELAKESPADGDVVVAVPDSGRAAALGFSQVSGIPYSEGLIKNRYIGRTFITPGQFYRELKVRLKLSPVKEVVEGKSVVLVDDSIVRGTTMRRIVAMLRKAGARKVHVRVASPPIRYPCYMGVDIPTRHELIAAFGGVERVRKAIGADSLAYLSVEGLRRAVGMKNLCTACLTGEYPEWAFKV, encoded by the coding sequence ATGAGGGAGAAGTGCGGGGTCTTTGCGGCGGTTACAGAGAACGCACCGAGGAAGGCCTACTACGCGCTCATGGCGCTCCAGCACCGCGGACAGGAGAGCGCGGGGATAAGCGTCTGGAAGCACCGGATACGGACGGTCTCGGGGAGGGGGCTCGTCTCCGAGGTCTTCAGGAACGGCGAGATTGCGAGGCTGAGGTCGGGGATGGCGATAGCCCATGTCCGCTACTCCACTTCGGGTTCCCCCACGGAGACCCAGCCGCTGGAGGCGGCCTGCTGTGGAAAGACCGTAGCCGTGGCCCACAACGGGACCCTGACCAATTTTCTCCCGCTCAGACGGCACTACGAGGGGCTCGGAGCCCGCTTCAGGCACTCCGTTGACTCGGAGCTCCTGGGGATCTCGTTCCTTCGGCACTTCCGCGAGACCGGGGACGAGTTCGAGGCCATGGGGGCCGTTTTTGAGGAGGTCCGGGGGGCCTACTCCGTGGCCTTTCTCTTCGATGGAAAGATACTCGTCGCGAGGGACCCCGTCGGCTTCAGGCCGCTGAGCTACGGCCGGGGGGACGGCCACTACTTCGCCTCGGAGGACTCTGCGCTGAGGCTCTTCGTCGATGAGACGAGGGACGTAAGACCCGGGGAGGTCTTTCTCCTCTCGGAGGGGGAGGTTGAGAACAGGGTTATAGCCAGGGAGAGGCATCACCACTGCGTCTTCGAGTACATCTACTTCGCCCGCCCGGACAGCACGATAGACGGCGTTAACGTGTACCTCGCGAGGGTCCGGATGGGGCAGGAGCTGGCCAAGGAGAGCCCGGCCGATGGGGACGTCGTCGTGGCCGTGCCCGACTCGGGCAGGGCGGCCGCCCTCGGCTTTTCGCAGGTGAGCGGGATCCCCTACTCGGAGGGACTGATAAAGAACCGTTACATAGGGAGGACTTTCATAACCCCGGGGCAGTTCTACCGCGAGCTGAAGGTCCGGCTGAAGCTTTCGCCGGTGAAAGAGGTGGTAGAAGGGAAGAGCGTCGTCCTCGTCGATGATTCAATCGTCAGGGGTACCACGATGAGGCGCATAGTGGCGATGCTCAGGAAGGCCGGCGCGCGGAAGGTGCACGTCCGGGTGGCATCGCCGCCGATAAGGTACCCCTGCTACATGGGAGTTGACATCCCGACGAGGCACGAGCTCATAGCGGCTTTCGGCGGGGTTGAAAGGGTGAGGAAAGCGATAGGGGCCGACAGCCTGGCCTACCTCAGCGTCGAGGGGCTCAGAAGGGCGGTTGGAATGAAAAACCTCTGCACCGCGTGCCTCACGGGCGAGTACCCCGAGTGGGCCTTTAAGGTCTGA
- the purC gene encoding phosphoribosylaminoimidazolesuccinocarboxamide synthase translates to MRVYEGKAKRIVPLDEGKVIMEFKDDATAFNGGKKGEFKGKGSLNAQISAVLFRVLEERGVKTHFIGVAGDNRLIVERLRMYPLEVVVRNVVAGSLKKRLPLAEGTELAEPIVELYYKDDDLGDPMINRYHAKALGISEGEIDEMERIALKVNEILKEYFASRGVVLVDFKLEFGKNGRGEIVLGDEISPDTCRLWDARTKGSLDKDVFRFDRGDLMEAYGELYRRLVGDS, encoded by the coding sequence GTGCGGGTTTACGAAGGCAAGGCCAAGAGGATAGTCCCCCTCGACGAGGGGAAGGTGATTATGGAGTTCAAGGACGATGCCACGGCCTTTAACGGCGGAAAAAAGGGAGAATTCAAGGGCAAGGGCTCGCTCAACGCCCAGATAAGCGCGGTTCTTTTCAGGGTTCTCGAGGAGAGGGGCGTAAAGACCCACTTCATCGGCGTCGCCGGCGACAACAGGCTCATCGTCGAGCGGCTGAGGATGTATCCCCTCGAAGTCGTGGTCAGGAATGTCGTCGCCGGGAGCCTGAAGAAACGCCTTCCCCTTGCGGAAGGGACCGAACTGGCGGAGCCGATAGTCGAGCTCTACTACAAGGACGACGACCTCGGAGACCCGATGATAAACCGTTACCACGCGAAGGCCCTCGGGATAAGCGAGGGGGAGATAGATGAGATGGAGCGCATCGCCCTTAAGGTCAACGAGATCCTGAAGGAGTACTTCGCCTCGCGCGGGGTGGTGCTGGTCGACTTCAAGCTGGAGTTCGGGAAGAACGGCAGGGGGGAGATAGTCCTCGGTGACGAGATAAGCCCGGACACCTGCCGCCTCTGGGATGCGAGAACGAAGGGGAGCCTCGACAAGGACGTCTTCCGCTTCGATAGGGGCGACCTAATGGAAGCCTACGGGGAGCTTTACAGGCGGCTCGTGGGGGACTCGTAG
- the purM gene encoding phosphoribosylformylglycinamidine cyclo-ligase — MLTYAQAGVDDEKTSRALRGIIDLAKATFKFRKGKIGEPGEIGHYAALMDFRDFYLAMTTDGVGTKVLVAEAVGKFDTVGIDMVAMNVNDLICVGAEPVALVDYLAVREPDEKVFAGIARGLYEGARQAGISIVGGETAVMPDLVRGFDLAGTAVGIVRRERVITGEKIKPGDAVIGVASSGIHSNGLTLARKLLIPKYGLDYEYEGRELWEWLLEPTRIYVKPVLELLESVEVHGLVHITGGGLTNLKRLTNHGFYLEMPPIEGIFRLIHENGVPLEEMFRVFNMGVGMAVIVPWREREEALEILGKHFEVFDLGTVTEEPGIVVGNYGIGL, encoded by the coding sequence ATGCTTACCTACGCTCAAGCCGGGGTGGACGACGAAAAGACCTCGCGGGCCTTGAGGGGGATCATAGATCTCGCAAAGGCGACCTTCAAGTTCAGGAAGGGCAAAATCGGCGAGCCGGGGGAGATAGGCCACTACGCCGCCTTGATGGATTTCCGCGACTTCTACCTCGCGATGACGACGGACGGGGTGGGGACCAAGGTTCTCGTGGCCGAGGCCGTCGGGAAGTTCGACACCGTAGGCATCGACATGGTGGCGATGAACGTCAACGACCTGATATGCGTTGGGGCCGAGCCCGTGGCGCTCGTCGACTACCTCGCGGTGAGGGAGCCCGATGAGAAGGTTTTCGCCGGGATAGCCAGGGGGCTCTACGAGGGGGCGAGGCAGGCCGGAATCTCAATAGTCGGCGGGGAGACGGCGGTGATGCCCGACCTTGTAAGGGGTTTCGACCTCGCGGGGACGGCCGTGGGCATCGTTCGGAGGGAGCGCGTGATAACCGGCGAGAAGATAAAGCCCGGAGACGCGGTTATCGGTGTTGCCAGCTCGGGGATACACTCCAACGGCCTCACGCTGGCCAGAAAGCTCCTCATCCCGAAGTACGGGCTCGACTACGAGTACGAAGGGAGGGAACTCTGGGAGTGGCTCCTGGAGCCGACGAGGATTTACGTGAAGCCCGTTCTGGAACTCCTGGAAAGCGTTGAGGTCCACGGATTGGTGCACATAACCGGCGGCGGTCTAACCAACCTCAAACGCCTCACGAACCACGGCTTCTACCTTGAGATGCCGCCCATCGAGGGGATATTCAGGCTCATCCACGAGAACGGCGTCCCATTGGAGGAGATGTTCAGGGTCTTCAACATGGGCGTTGGTATGGCGGTCATAGTGCCATGGAGGGAGAGGGAAGAAGCCCTTGAGATCCTGGGTAAGCACTTTGAGGTCTTCGATCTTGGAACCGTCACGGAGGAACCGGGGATAGTCGTGGGAAACTACGGGATAGGGCTTTAA
- the purT gene encoding phosphoribosylglycinamide formyltransferase 2: MIKPRDELGTAMTDSAVRIMLLGSGELGKEIAIEAQRLGVEVVAVDRYANAPAMQVAHRSYVGDMRNADFLFSVVEREKPDAIIPEIEAINLDALFELERDGYFVVPNAKATWIAMHRERTRETLAKEAGVPTSRYAYATTLDELYDACERIGYPCHTKAIMSSSGKGSYFVRGPEDVPKAWEIAKKKARGSADKIIVEEHIDFDVEITELAVRHYDENGELVTTFPKPVGHYQIDGDYHSSWQPAEISEKAEREVYRIAKRITDVLGGLGLFGVEMFVKGDRVWANEVSPRPHDTGMVTLASHPPGFSEFGLHLRAVLGLPIPGEWVDGYRLFPIVAPAATHVIKANVPGYSPRFRGLSRALSVPNATIRLFGKPEAYPGRRLGVALAWDKDVEAAKRRAERIAHTVELRTRSGGWQSQEFIKKMHLL; this comes from the coding sequence ATGATAAAACCCCGGGACGAGCTTGGAACCGCCATGACGGATTCCGCCGTTAGGATAATGCTCCTCGGGAGCGGTGAGCTCGGAAAGGAAATAGCCATCGAGGCCCAGAGGCTGGGCGTTGAGGTAGTGGCCGTGGATAGATACGCCAACGCTCCCGCGATGCAGGTTGCCCACCGCTCCTACGTCGGGGACATGAGGAACGCCGACTTCCTGTTCTCGGTGGTCGAGCGCGAAAAGCCCGACGCGATAATCCCCGAGATAGAGGCCATAAACCTCGACGCCCTCTTCGAGCTCGAGAGGGACGGCTACTTCGTTGTCCCCAATGCAAAAGCGACCTGGATAGCCATGCACCGCGAGAGGACGAGGGAGACGCTCGCGAAGGAAGCCGGAGTTCCCACCTCGCGTTACGCTTACGCAACAACGCTCGACGAGCTCTACGACGCCTGCGAGAGGATAGGTTACCCCTGTCACACGAAGGCCATAATGAGCTCCTCGGGAAAGGGCTCCTACTTCGTCAGGGGGCCGGAAGACGTCCCGAAGGCGTGGGAAATAGCCAAGAAGAAGGCCCGCGGCAGCGCTGACAAGATAATCGTGGAGGAGCACATCGACTTCGACGTCGAGATAACGGAGCTGGCGGTCAGGCACTACGACGAAAACGGCGAGCTCGTCACGACCTTTCCGAAGCCCGTGGGGCACTACCAGATTGATGGCGACTATCACTCAAGCTGGCAGCCTGCGGAAATAAGCGAGAAGGCCGAGCGCGAGGTTTACCGCATAGCCAAACGGATAACCGACGTCCTCGGCGGTCTCGGGCTCTTCGGCGTCGAGATGTTCGTGAAGGGCGATAGGGTCTGGGCCAACGAGGTCTCGCCGAGGCCCCACGACACGGGGATGGTAACCTTGGCCTCTCATCCCCCCGGCTTCTCCGAGTTCGGACTGCACCTGAGGGCCGTTCTGGGGCTTCCGATTCCGGGGGAGTGGGTCGATGGATACCGCCTGTTCCCGATTGTAGCACCTGCGGCGACCCACGTCATCAAGGCCAACGTCCCCGGTTATTCCCCGCGCTTCCGCGGCTTAAGCAGAGCTTTAAGCGTTCCGAACGCCACAATCAGGCTCTTCGGAAAGCCCGAGGCCTATCCCGGAAGGAGACTGGGGGTCGCGCTGGCGTGGGATAAGGACGTTGAGGCCGCGAAGAGGAGGGCCGAGAGGATCGCGCACACCGTTGAGCTGAGGACGAGGAGCGGGGGGTGGCAGAGCCAGGAGTTTATTAAAAAGATGCACCTGCTCTGA
- the purE gene encoding 5-(carboxyamino)imidazole ribonucleotide mutase: MKVLVVMGSKSDSHIAEKVAKVLEEFGVEYDVEVASAHRNPEKVEELAKRDYDVFIAIAGLSAALPGVIASHTTKPVIGVPVSAKLGGLDALLSMAQMPPGVPVAAVGIDNGKNAALLAIEILALKDESMKKKLEEYREKMRG; this comes from the coding sequence ATGAAGGTGCTCGTGGTGATGGGAAGCAAAAGCGACTCTCACATCGCCGAGAAGGTTGCCAAAGTCCTGGAGGAGTTTGGAGTTGAATACGACGTTGAGGTTGCATCCGCCCATAGGAACCCGGAGAAGGTCGAGGAGCTGGCAAAGAGAGACTACGACGTTTTCATAGCCATAGCGGGCTTAAGTGCCGCCCTGCCGGGCGTTATCGCATCCCACACGACCAAACCCGTGATAGGGGTCCCAGTCTCGGCGAAGCTCGGCGGTCTCGACGCCCTCCTGAGCATGGCCCAGATGCCCCCGGGTGTTCCGGTAGCCGCCGTCGGGATAGATAACGGGAAGAACGCGGCTTTGCTCGCAATTGAGATTTTGGCGCTAAAAGATGAAAGCATGAAGAAAAAGCTTGAGGAGTACAGGGAAAAGATGAGGGGCTAG